Part of the Lutra lutra chromosome 4, mLutLut1.2, whole genome shotgun sequence genome is shown below.
ttcgaCTCAGGGTCCTAAcgtcgagctctgcattgggccccctgctcggAGGGTActtgcatctccctctccttcctgcttgtgctctgtcttgctatttctctctctcacaaataaataaataaataaaatcttttaaaaaagtttacttGGTATTTTATTGCTGAATCTAGTCTTCTAAAACTAGCCTTATCTGAAATATGACAGCTATAGGTGTAAGAAGGAAATAGCAgtgcagatggaaaaaaaaatgttatccacACTCAGTGTATCCTTGTCAGGACCATGGAGAAAATTTCACCTCTGTGGCAGGAAAAACTAAGATTTATGAGCAATTTACATATTGTCCTTATTAGTTAATACGAAAAGTGATGATATGAAAATATTAGGGTAAGGAATTTAAGGGTACACTGTTTTCAATAGAATATCTCTTTGATATGGTTGCATTGAGCAAAGGCATGTTGGACGTGAAGGAGTGGACCATGTGGGATTATGGAGAAAGAATGTTTCCGGCAGAGTGAAGAACACATGCAAAGAATGGGAAAGACGCAGCAGTGTGGCTCTTGTGCAGGCAGCGAGAAAGCAAAAAGTGGGTGTGAGGTCAGAGAGCCAGGGCACACCCCTTATAAGCAGAGTAAGGACTTCAGCTTTTTACTAAGAATATCAGATGGTTTTTAGCAAGGCAGAGACTTGATctgatttgtattctttttattttattatgttatgtacTGTATGTCACtgtacaatacatcattagttttttttttcttttttataaacatataatgtattattagccccaggggtacaggtctgtgaatcgccaggtttacacacttcacagcactcaccatagtacataccctccccaatgtccataaccgcaccaccctctcctgacccccctccccccagcaaccctcagtttgttttgtgagattaagagtcacttatggtttgtctccctcccaatgccttcttgtttcatttattcttttcccaccatccaagccccccatgttgcatctccacttcctcatatcaaggagatcatatgatagttgtctttctccgattgacttatttcactaagcatgataccctctagttccatccacgtcatcgcaaatggcaagatttcatttcttttgatggctgcatagtattccattgtcaatacatcattagtttttgatgtagtgttccatgattcattgtttgcatataacacccagtgttccatgtaatacgtgccctccttaatagccaccaccaggctcacccatccctccaccccctccctctaAAACCCTAAGTatgtttcctggggtccatagtctctcatggtccatctCCCCCTTTGATTTCACCCCcttaatttttcccttccttctcctaatgtcttccacactattccttatgttccacatatgagtgaaatcatatgataattgtctttcttgcttgacttatttcactcagcataatctcctcgagttccatccatgttgatgcaaatggtggtattcatcctttctgacggctgagtaatactccatcgTATATATGAacaacatctttatccattcatctgttgaagggcatctcagctccttcctcagtttggctattgtggacactgctgctatgaacattggggtacatgtgccccttcttttcactacatctgtatctttggggtaaatacccagtagcgcaattgctggagttgtattttaaaatgggcactccgtttttaattttttgtggaatctCCACACGGTTttccttatttgtggaacataaggaataacatggaggacgttaggagaaggaaaggaaaagtaaattggggaagtcagaggggaaaacgaagcatgagagactgtggactctgagaaacgaactcagggttttggaagggaggggtatgggggatgggtgagcctcgtggtattatggagggcacatattgcgaggagcactgggcatggtgcaaaaacaatcttggagcactgaaaaaaataaaattaaaatgttaaaaagtttttaaaaatgaacactataggtaaggaaaaaaagataaaataaatggttACTCCGGTTGCATGAGCGTGGAGACAGAGACTAGTTAGGAGTCTGGATGAGAGAACTTGCAGATTGGGTAAAGTCAAGAGACACTGGATTCTGAATATACATTGAATATAAGGATTTTCTGAAAATGTGAATATAAAGTATATGAAAAAGGGATTAAGAATGACTCAAAAACTTAGGGGTGGTTGTATTTTAATACCATGATTATGATGTATCATTATCATCCGAGCTGAAATTAACAGTAAGATCAAGTTCAGAGTCCTAATCAGCTTTTAACAatggaaatcatttttattttctgctaatGAAAAGCACATACGTACAACAGTGGAGATGGTTTGAGTTAAGACACAGGCTTCTTGGCAGAAATACGTGTAAATTTTACTCTCACAGTATTAGGTTGctccaaaataaatctttgagCAATTCAAACTAAGCAGATGCCTATGCTAGTTGAATGTGCTATGGAAAGACCAAAGATTaagtatatatggaaatatacTTGGTCTTCATCAGTAGCCATGCCAAGTCACATGAAAGGCATTTAGGAAGGCTCCTGCAATTttttgggtattttattttatggatatagTCCTAGACACTTCTGCAATATTAATCTAgaatttttcatttggaaaaaaaataaaatataaaccagaGTGGCTTGCAAAATCCAATGAGCCTCACTCAGTGGTTTATGTTAGCACCAGATATTGTTAATAAAACCCACCATTTTACAGTAAGATTAGGGTTTATATGTTTCCAAAGGGCTGAGCATGTCTACCCCTGAAGCCTGTCATCGCTGCCCTGAATTAGCTGAAGCAGTAGCTTCCCCGTGAATGGAGACTCTCACTCCACACATGTGCTGACTATGCTTTCTTTCAGTGCTCCCACTTCCTGCCAACCCTGGAAAGAAGGAGAGATATTGTGTCTCAGTTTTGGATCCTGCCCACAGGAGTGATCTATAACTGTCTTGAAattaaagtggaaaaagaaaacgaaagcacttgaaataaatgtgaataaGGACAGAGAAGCACATTGTGTTGTACAATTAGGACGTTCAGTTGTTCCAGATGGAGCAGTCATTCAGTTAGTAGACATACCCTTTCACAGTTCATCTCAGGGGatctctagagaaaaaaaaaaaaattaagtggaattCCATTTGGAAGAAAGCATTTACGCACATAGAAACTATTACTTACCGTGTATCCCACCCctgatctctatcaaatacacTCATCAGGACATGATGAGATTAAGCTTTTGTTACAACCACACAAAGTGAACCAAAGGATGGGTACTTCCTTATCAGCATAGACAGCCACCCCTGATGTGAATTTTATACTGTTTGTGTCCTTTTTACTACCTAATACTCTTCTGGGTAAATAGTAAGTAGTCACCTGTTAACagattgattaaaaaatgagcctACATTTTGTACAATTTCAGCTCACTTTCACAATTTAAAGTACATCgtatttttttaacctgaataATGATGACAATGTCTTTGAAGCCTACAAAAGAATAACTTGGCTTTTTTAGGTGGCATCGGGTAGCAATCAGCGTGGAGAAGAAAACTGTGACAATGATTGTTGATTGtaagaagaaaaccacaaaaccaCTTGATAGAAGTGAGAGAGCAATCGTTGACACCAATGGAATCATGGTTTTTGGAACAAGGATTCTGGATGAAGAAGTTTTTgaggtaaaaataaatcaaagtttaTTTGATGTTGAATATCGTTAAATCAGATGAACTGTGTTAATAACAGTAACAAtcaatatatgttatatatcaaCGTTGAAAACCAAAGGGTGACCTACTTTCCTCTCCTGCGGGTGTAGCGGTGATGTTTTTTATTGTTCAGTAAGAGAATGAGTAGACAATGATGGCTGTAAGGACTGGGAAACATTATAGAGATTGGTTGATTTGAACACAGGCAGGCTATTCTCCTGCGAAGGGCAAACGGCTTTACTCTTGGTactttgcattattttctttggagaaaagaacattttcttcacttccttttctgGGAGATTAATTTAGGGAAATGTACAAGTCAGATATTCTgcctttctctgttctttgttaACGTTTCTAAGGTATAAAATAGAGTTCATATTGCGAAAGCtgaatgtatgtttttaaaaatcacttttttaataatatgaaagTTGTAGTAATAAGTTTCCTTCCGGCGCTCGCTTGCTTGGGTCTGACCGGGCGGGCGAAGGCCGGGCAGCGGGACTCCGGGCGCTAGCCGGGCCCGGCGTGCGGGGCGGCATGGAGGGGCCGCCGGCCGCCGCGGGCGGGGAGGTCTCCTTGCACAACTTCAGCGCGAGGCTGTGGGAGCAGCTCGTCCACTTCCATGTCATGCGGCTGACGGACTCGCTGTTCCTGTGGGTGGGAGCCAGGCCGCACCTGCGCAACCTCGCCGTGGCCATGTGCAACCGCTACGATTCCATCCCTGTGTCTACCTCCCTCCTCGGAGACACTTCTGACACCACCTCTACTGGCCTTGCACAGCGCTTAGCCAGGAAGACCAAGAAACAGGTGTTTGTCAGCTATAACCTTCAaaacacagacagtaacttcGCATTACTGGTAGAAAACAGGAtcaaggaagaaatggaggcttttCCGGAAAAGTTCTAGCAGAGTGGCAGAAGTGAGGATTTGTAACTTATGTACAATATACATTGAAATAAAGGGATTGaattccaacaacaacaaaaaaagtttccTTCCAATCATAATTCACCAATTAATGAtaatcacattctttcttttaatccttCCATCATTGGATTTGGTAGTTTgtcctttaattttcatttagtcAGTTATTAACAGAACAAACAGACCTGAATCCTGACCCCATAAAGGGATTCATTCCTGAGATAATATTCTGTACTGTGATCTGCTTTTATACAATTTCTGCGTAATTTATTTTTCGAAGTATAATAAAGTAAAGCTctgtattatattaaaaattaataggcAAGATTACCATggaagattttctgttttttggttgttaATGAATATAACACATAGACACAGacagtatttttcatagaaagaaCAATGTACATTTGGTGCAGGAGGATATTACATTCCTGTACTTATATACATAAACTGtggcataattttaaatataattagcaTTTGTCAAACTTTCAGTTGAGATTCTGTTTCTGACTTTTTTCAACCTGTTTATACCTAAGCCTTTGActcaatataaaatgtttttaacacattatattatgctaaattaaatGATAAACTCATTCAGCAATACATAATAATATACTCTCAGATCTTCCAATATCATGTATTGATTACAcacaaatgataaatatttatttatttgatgaatatTGTATAGAAAACTTAATTTCGAGTCTAGcaaagttctattttatttttattttttaaaagattttatttatttatttgacacacagagagagatcacagtaggcagagaggcaggctgggggggtgggggggaagcaggctccccgctgagcagagagctgatgcagaactcgaacccaggaccctgagatcacgacctgagctgaaggcagaggcttaacccactgagccacccaggcgccccaaagttctattttaaaattaaactacaAACATCAGTTTCACAGACTAAATTTGTTTTCGTAATACACACAACCTTATTTTCTGGCAACATAAATGAGTAATATGGATGAACTATATCGTGGATGGTTTcatttcatatattcatttagtCTATTGCTATACATAGTTACAGGTCTTCTGGAACTTAAGCAATGGAAATTAAGATTAAACTTTGTTAATCATAAATggtaagaatatataaagaggaaatacagaaggggtgcctgggtggctcagttggttgagcatctgactcctgatattggctcaggtcatgatctcgaggtggtgggattgagcccccgtgTCTGGCTCAATGCTCAGcgcagcatggagtctgcttgagatctccctctgccccgcccctctCCTCATGCTTGCatactctctatctcaaataaataaataaaataattctttaaaaaaaagaaatacagaagagaaaaaaattaacattaattaatatctcttaaatataaattattaatattctcAAAATTTACGACCCTGAAAGATATTTGTTATATGTACATGTTGATTAAATGTCTTTTTCAGACAGGGCTTCCTTTGTCATCCCCATACCATCTCCCATGCACAGACTGTACTCCACTTTCTTTCCCATATACTACACTCATGCTCACTGGGGTGCAGTTTAGAGTTTCTGAATTACAGTTTTAGACTATCACAGTATGttcttttttcaaaacaaatcatTGAATCTgatgttacatattttaaaatatgtaataatagcCTCTGTGTTTCATAGGCTGATTACAGTATCAACccctagaatatataaaaatgatttcccTAAAACATTTCCGTATGTTTTCACAACTGCTAACCAGAAACTTTCTGGCCAAGGGGCTTCTAGTAAATTACCAAGGACAGATGTACTAGGAGAAAAGATTACTATATATATTCCTTgattaattcttaattttctgaTCCATAAACCACATTCTAAATCCTGGAGTAACTCTAGCtgtttatttggaaaaactgctaaactattaagaaaaataattttagaagactCATTAATGAATTCTTTAGTGAATGTGACAGTGAGTAgcaaaaataagtttattatgCTGTTTTTCATCTTGGAGTTTCATGAAATCCTATGGagctttaaaaagaacatttgttcAATATGATATGTAATTagttttgaaaaagtaaataaatgcagATATTTCACTATAAGATTTATCTTTATCAATCTATCCAAATAATTGCCATACATAAAACTCATCTTACTTCCTAAATTATATTATTGTATAggtatataaatttcaaaaacaatttcGTCTTTCCCActtgaaaaaagaatatgaggAAAAGAAGTAATTCaaacacagattttattttattttattttattattttttaaagattttatttatttatttgacaaacagatcacaagtaggcgaggcaggcagagagagagaggaggaagcaggcttcctgctgagcagagagcccaatggaggactcaatcccaggaccctgagattatgacctgagccaaaggcagaggctttaacccactgagccacccaggcgcccctcaaacacagattttaaaatcacAGTAAAACTTTCTGACTCCTTTTGTGAAATTAGTTCATCTTATCTGAATATGATGTTAATGtatctttctctaaaaatttaCTCATATATTTGCTTTTCgttttgttttccattatcaTTTTGTATTCCATTTATCTAGACTTTTGAATCTCTGCAAGTGAATGTGtagaaattaaactaaaaatgatAAGAGATAGGAATGGTGCCATATATACATTGTTTTAGTGCTTGATAAGCAGTTGTAATGGTGAAGATGatataaaaagatcagtgatacATTAttccaaaaattgaaaatatcccTTCTTTGGAAATAGTGTCATTCCAATTTAGATGCAGATCTGTTCAGTATGtagtttcatttctataatttctgtATTATCCTACATCTATGGAAAGGTACTGTTGTGGCAAAAAATGCTAAATGTGGCCATATTTGAATTCCAGTCTGAAGACTTCAAAGAATTCAACATCAAATGGATAAAAGCAAATCTAAGAAAAATTTAAGTATGACAAGTTAGTTTATATGAAAATgccaaaatcaatatacagagtCATAATTCAGATCACTTAATTTCAGCATAGtggaatgaatataaaaatggattatagaatcagaaaaatctgattttgaaTTCCAGAATGGCTTAACTACATTTCTCTATGTAATACTCtaagtttcattatttatttatttatttatttttactttatgtaagttttaatttctcattcatCAAGTGGGAATAGTAATGTAATCTCCCtagtaagtatatatatttaaaaaaaagctcaTGAATGTAAAGTGCTTATAATACTagtattgattatatatatatataaagttatatattatGTCAGTTTAATTATGTATTactatataattttcttcttattatttatgttcttttttatcaTCTTACAACTATGACATGTCAAATATTCTTACACATTTTTGATATGAGGGAGCAACTTGACCCATGTAGCAGTCCAAGGTTTTATGTGGTCTTTCTGTCTTATAAATAGAGTACTTGGTTCCTAGGCTAGTGCTTGTGTACCAGGTATCTTGTGGAGATTAGATAAATTTTCCCTCTCTAAGCAGGTAGCACCTGGGTACAGAACCCAGCAGGGAAAACATGGTCTGGGCATATGAATACTTTCAAGCAGGCACAAAATATCTAACCAACACTAATCCATAaccttgggtttgtttttgtttttgttttttttttcccctagcttgATAATACACTTCAAAGATGTGAGgaaaagctaaattaaaaaaaataactacattgCCTGTATTCTTTATcaataaaattacttttgtagTCTTTTAAACAGGGAAATTTCTTTACTAAATTATCAAGTTGTAGCCATTATAACTCAAGTTTTCAAAACATTGctatttcaatcttttttcttttttaattataaaaggagGTTATTACAAGTCTATTATATTTCCAACAATTTTCTATGTTTGGGCAGATTATTTCTTTTGAAGCAATGAGAAGAATATAATGATAATTCAAGTGGAAAAGCTTGTtgatgaaatttttcatttttttcaaacttctcAGAATGATTTTGgcattcatttttcttgggagaaatcaatgaataataatttataaaagctACACAATTTCAGTAGTTTTACAAGCCTAGAAAACTGACCTTAAGGTTTTAATAGCTATtatctatatctttatatctatctgtatatctatatctatctttatctatatatctatatcaataACTATCTCCAATATTCCATTAAGAATTTGATTATCACTTTGTGATGCTTGTGTATCTTTATACTATGTATATTTTCTGagcatatgctttttaaaaaacgatGTTAGTAGACGTGGTTTTCCTATAGAACAACAAAAGAGGATGGAGGTAGCTTTCCCATTTACCCACTTTTCCTAGTCTAGATGCATTTAGCTAATAATACTtgagatttttaaagatctatttattgagatataactgaagTACAATAAATTGCAAATATTAAAAGTATACCATCTGATCGGTTGTGAAATGTGTTTACACCTCTgaaaccatcatcatcatcaagaaaataaacatggCCATCACACCCAAAATTTCCTTATGGATTCTTATAATTCCTGTCTTCTTCTCTCAAGTAATccctaatttactttttaatcactataggatatttattttttctaaaaatttaataaacagaATGATACTGAGTATACTCTCTTTAGCTTGGCTTttatcactcagcataatgttttgaaCACTTATCCGTGtctcatatatattattttgcttatttaaaaattgctGAACAGCATTCTAATGTATGAGTAAACCAcagtttgttcatccattcattctgtTAGGggcatttgggtcatttctaGATTTTGGCTACTGCatataaagctgctatgaacattcatccATACATTTTGTGTgggcatttatttttgtttgtcttagcTGAATACCGAGAAATGGAATGCTTTGGTTATTTGGTAGtgcatatttaactttaaaaatcaaagaaactattTAACTgtggaattaattaattaacatccAAAGTGGCATTAAGTAATTTTTACACTCTTTCCAGTAGTGAATGAAAGTTTCAGTTGCTCTGTGTCCTTGCCAACCCTTGATATGGTTAATCTTCTAAATTTTAGCCACTCTCAGTGGTTGTGTAGTAGTATTTCACTGTGGTATTAGTTTACATTTCCCTCATAGCTGATGAAGTCAAGCATTTTTTGAGGTGCTCATTGGCCATTTCTGGATCTTCTTCTGTGAGGTGTGTttagcccatttaaaaaaaaaatggctgctATATTTTGATTAtggagttttaagagtttttcttttaataaatccTTCATACTTTGTCTGATAGagttttgcaaatacttttccaGCATGTGgcttacctttttattttgttagtagTGTCTTGTAAAGAGTGAacgcttttcattttgataaagtttaatttgtcaattttgttgttATGTTTTACACTTTTTGTGTTCTAAGAGACATTTATCTACaccaaaattacaaaaatgttcTCCTGTTACCAGATATATTGTAATATTAGGTTTTACACATAGGTTATAccacattttgagttaatatttgtgtatggtatgaggtaAAAGTCAATGTTGATTGTTTttagacaaggatatccactttATCCTTTACAAAGAAGACTTGCCAGTCATGCATTGGATTGCTGTGATTTCtgtgtcaaaaatcagttgactactTATGAGTAGATCTATTACTCAACTATTATCCTATTCTTGATTTGTCTATCTTTTTACTAATACCAAACTaccttgattactgtagtttaaTAGAAAATTTTGATATTAGGTGGGGTAAATGCCCTTATTTTTTATTCGTTGTAAACATTGTGTTAGCTCCTTTAGGTTATTGGCattctatatgaattttggaataagtttgtcaatttttaaaataaaattgagttttcATTTAAAGGGAATTTggtttaaattagaatttcatttaAGCTCCAGATCAAAATGAAGagaatctatattttaacaaacattattttccatttcctgaaTATGGtatagttttccatttattttgcttttctttaattcCTCTCACAAGATTTCCTAGTTTCCACTGTAGATGTCTGTTTTCCTCTGAAAATGAACTTGATATCATCTCACTGCATGTGTATTTATTGACAGTTATTTTATGGCCCAGCATATagtctatcttggtgaatataACATAtgccttaaaaagaaagtgtGTCATGAAATTGTTGGATCGAGTGTTTCATAGTTataatagatgttttaaaatctcTAAGAGTTTTAACATTTGGGTTATCTGAgtgtttattgtctttttaaaattattcattaattttttatttttttttagagctgtTACAGGTTCagagcaaaattgagtggaaagtagACAGTTTCCAAGTACCCCTGTGGgtatacacatgtgcacacacacaaacacacacacacacacggcctcTTCTACAATCAAAGTCTCCACCATCCCAGAACATTTGTTGTAATGGGTGAACCTATATTAACATATCATTGTCATCCGAAGTCCAGAGCTCACATTAGGGTTTGTTCTTGGGTTGTACATTCTGTGGATCTTGGCTAGTGTATCATAGCATGTATTTACCGGTGTAGTATCTTGTGAAATAATTTCATGCcctaaaatcctctgtgctccacctattcATCCTTACCTCTCTTCTAAAtcctgacaaccactaatcttttcaatgtttccatagttttgcttttccaaaatgtcgtatagttggaatcatacaggtGTAGTCTTTTCAGGTTGACTTTTTTCCCTTAGTACTATGCATTTACGTTTCTTCCATGTccttcatggcttgatagctcttttctttttagtgctcaataatattccattgtctgaatgtaacacagtttatttatccattcacctactgaaagatATCTTTCAAGTCGCTTTCAAGTTGtcggtaattatgaataaagcttccataaacatctgtgtgcaggtgtTTGTGAGGAcagtttttaactcctttgggtaaataccaaaatGTATGATTGCTGATGTGGTAAGAATAtgcttagttttttaagaaactgtcactGTCTTCCAAAAGAGCTAACAatgttgcattcccaccagcaacgaaTGAAAGTTCCTGTTCAACATTTTGGCACTTTGGCCATTTTAGatattggccattctaataggcatgTAGTAGCATCTCATTTTTTTAGTCTGCATTTCCCTGACTacatgttgaacatcttttcatatgcttacttgccatctgtcTTTGGTAAGCTATCTGTTaaggtcttctgtccattttttaatcaggttgttaattttcttattgttaagttgttttttatatattttagatcaCAGTActtcatcagatatgtcttttgcaagtACTTCCTGACAGTCtgacttgttttctcatttgcttgatattgtctttcacagagatgaagtttttaattttaatgagatccagcttatcaattatttctttcatgaattataTTTTTGATGGTGCATCTAAAAAACCCATTACTATCCCCAAGGTCATGTAGGTTTTTCTTGTATGTTATCTTCTAGGGGTTTTAggtttcacattttacatttagatcagtgatccattttgagttaatttttgtgaaggatttGTGTTTAGATTCACTTTTTTACATGTGGGGTGTCCAGtctttccagcaccatttgttgactAGACTAACTTcgctccattgtattgccttgcTTCTTTGTTAAAGATCAGTTAACTATACTTACgtgggtctgtttttgttccattgactatttgatttttttccaacaataccacactgtcttgattactgtcaCTTTAATCTGGAAGTGAAGTAATGTTAGTCCATCCAACTTTGTTCTACTCATTCAATATTgagttggctattctgggtcttttggcTCTTGTTAGAAACTTTAGAATCAATTTTACAATATACAAAAGTAGTTTCCTGGGATTTTGACTGAGAATGTTGAATCTCTAGATAAGTTGggaaaactgacatcttgacaatattgattttcttatccatgaatatggaatatctttcaattatttagtttttctttgataTCTTTCATCAAAGTTTTGCCATTTTCCTCATATGgatgttataaatatattcttaggttaacttatttcattttttaagtgttaatgcgaatagtattgt
Proteins encoded:
- the LOC125098785 gene encoding proteasome assembly chaperone 4-like → MEGPPAAAGGEVSLHNFSARLWEQLVHFHVMRLTDSLFLWVGARPHLRNLAVAMCNRYDSIPVSTSLLGDTSDTTSTGLAQRLARKTKKQVFVSYNLQNTDSNFALLVENRIKEEMEAFPEKF